A single region of the Lagopus muta isolate bLagMut1 chromosome 24, bLagMut1 primary, whole genome shotgun sequence genome encodes:
- the PHTF1 gene encoding protein PHTF1 translates to MAARERDAISWYQKKVGAYDQQIWEKAIEQTEMKGFKSKPKRKGRIQADLIDVDLIRGSTFAKAKPEIPWTSLTRKGIVRVVFFPLFSQWWIQVTSQRIFTWLLVLYVMQVIAVILYFVVPVVNASEVMGPMCLMLLMGTVHCQIVSTQMNRTSGNNGLSRRRRKLRKSVGVDGNSWSPPDRASTEQQAESASTLTSLFGILFRRRVKTTKLVAEKGTETEHGVSTVNNGVRHRHARAEHRLLHFKEKHKLSDVEKSHQDDCTNRDGVSDELSSEEDAEAVAERILLWQHVEGASSDNSYEEKKKQRPVSLNQAVSQVKQALRGVRDSDSVAESELESTLYNQDSRSCMNVGSRSCSVTRRDSESTRHDSETEDMLWDDLLHGPECRSSCTSDSEEESMKGSRRDPKEDVFQQNHLLWLQNTSPESAKVSALIWEGNDCKKVDMSVLEISGIIMSRVNAYQQGVGYQMLGNVITIGLAFLPFLYRLFHTDNMEQLCSISLKELLHIFCGAPASIPAVVLSTINFLERLCLTWMFFFMMCVAERTYKQRFLFAKLFSHITSARKARKYEIPHFRLKKVENIKIWLSLRSYLKRRGPQRSVDVVVSSIFLLALSIAFICCAQVLKGHKTFLNAAYNWEFLIWEAALLLFLLRLASLGSETNKKYSNISILLTEQINLYLKMEKKPNKKEQLSLVNNVLKLSTKLLKELDTPFRLYGLTMNPLIYNITRVVILSAVSGVISDLLGFNIRLWKIKP, encoded by the exons ATGGCCGCCCGCGAGCGGGACGCGATCTCCTGGTACCAGAAGAAG GTCGGGGCCTACGATCAGCAGATATGGGAGAAGGCGATCGAGCAGACGGAGATGAAG GGCTTCAAGAGCAAGCCGAAAAGGAAAGGGCGAATCCAGGCCGATCTGATCGACGTGGATCTGATCCGAG GTTCTACGTTTGCCAAAGCGAAGCCCGAGATCCCCTGGACTTCGTTGACTCGGAAGGGAATCGTGAGGGTTGTGTTCTTCCCGCTGTTCAGTCAGTGGTGGATCCAGGTTACGTCCCAGCGCATTTTCACGTGGCTCCTGGTGCTCTACGTTATGCAAG tcaTAGCTGTTATATTGTATTTCGTGGTGCCTGTTGTGAATGCAAGTGAAGTCATGGGACCGATGTGCCTTATGTTACTGATGGGAACTGTTCACTGCCAAATCGTGTCCACCCAGATGAACAGAACATCAGGAAACAACGGcctcagcaggaggaggag GAAATTACGCAAATCTGTGGGTGTTGATGGGAACAGTTGGTCTCCTCCTGACAGagccagcacagaacagcaggcAGAATCCGCATCCACGCTCACCAGTTTGTTTGGCATTCTCTTCCGGAGGAG GGTCAAAACCACAAAGTTGGTGGCTGAGAAAGGAACTGAGACAGAACACGGTGTGAGCACTGTGAATAATGGCGTCAGGCACAGACAtgccagggctgagcacaggctgctgcACTTCAAAGAGAAACATAAACTTTCTGATGTGGAGAAGAGCCATCAG GATGATTGCACCAACAGAGATGGTGTGTCTGATGAGCTTTCAAGCGAGGAAGATGCTGAAGCAGTGGCAGAAAGGATCTTGTTATGGCAGCATGTAGAAGGGGCTTCCAGTGACAACAGCTAcgaagagaagaaaaagcagcgTCCTGTTTCTCTGAACCAGGCTGTCTCACAG GTCAAGCAAGCCCTCAGAGGTGTCAGAGATTCTGACAGCGTTGCGGAATCTGAATTGGAATCCACATTATATAATCAG GACTCGAGGTCATGCATGAATGTGGGCTCCCGGAGCTGCAGTGTGACCAGGAGAGACTCCGAGAGCACACGGCACGACTCTGAGACAGAAGACATGCTTTGGGATGATCTGCTGCATGGGCCAGAGTGCCGCTCGTCCTGCACCAGTGACAGCGAGGAGGAGAGCATgaaaggcagcaggagggaCCCGAAGGAAGATGTTTTTCAGCAG aACCATTTGCTGTGGCTACAGAATACAAGTCCAGAATCTGCAAAAGTGAGCGCGCTGATCTGGGAAGGGAATGACTGTAAGAAGGTGGACATGTCTGTGCTGGAGATCAGTGGGATCATCATGAGCAGA GTTAATGCCTACCAGCAGGGAGTGGGGTATCAGATGTTGGGAAATGTCATCACCATCGGATTAGCGTTCCTGCCATTCCTCTACAGACTCTTTCACACTGATAACATGGAGCAGTTGTGCTCCATTTCTCTGAAGGAGCTTTTGCACATCTTCTGTGGAGCGCCTGCTAGCATCCCTGCTGTTGTTTTGTCTACAATCAACTTCCTTGAACGGCTTTGCTTGACctggatgtttttctttatgatgtGCGTTGCTGAGAGAACATACAAACAG AGGTTTTTGTTTGCCAAGCTTTTCAGTCACATCACATCGGCTCGGAAAGCCAGGAAATACGAAATTCCTCACTTCAGACTCAAGAAGGTAGAAAACATAAAGATCTGGTTATCTCTTCGTTCCTATCTCAAG AGGCGAGGCCCGCAGCGCTCTGTGGATGTCGTCGTGTCGTCCATCTTCTTACTGGCTCTTTCAATTGCTTTCATATGCTGTGCCCAG GTCCTGAAGGgtcacaaaacatttctgaacgCAGCTTACAACTGGGAGTTCTTAATCTGGGAGGCAGcacttcttctctttttgctgcGCCTCGCATCCCTGGGCTCCGAAACCAACAAGAAATACAGTAATATTTCCATCTTGCTTACTGAGCAG ATAAACTTGTATCTAAAGATGGAGAAGAAACCCAACAAGAAAGAGCAGCTGTCTCTAGTTAACAACGTTTTGAAACTGTCTACAAAGCTGCTAAAG GAACTGGACACACCATTCAGGCTGTATGGGCTGACCATGAACCCACTGATCTACAACATAACACGTGTTGTCATACTCTCTGCTGTCTCGGGTGTTATAAGTGATCTGCTGGGATTCAATATTAGA TTATGGAAAATTAAACCATGA